The following are from one region of the Choloepus didactylus isolate mChoDid1 chromosome 11 unlocalized genomic scaffold, mChoDid1.pri SUPER_11_unloc2, whole genome shotgun sequence genome:
- the LOC119524612 gene encoding olfactory receptor 14A2-like: MANVTLVSGFLLVGFSDDPELQVLHGVLFLVIYSAAVVSNLLIITLITLDLQLHAPMYFFLKNLSSLDVFLVSVPIPKFIVNSLTHSYFISILECAFQLLLMTSFSAGEIFILTAMACDRYTAICYPLHYGLIMNGSTCMLMASASWAIGGLFGAVYTAGTFSMPFCGSNVIPQFFCDVPSLLRISSSETLVVVYASIGIGMCLCVSCFICIVISYIYIFSTVLKIPTTKGQSKAFSTCFPHLTVFTVFVITACFVYLKPSSNAPSVMDQLLSVIYTVIPPILNPAIYSLRNKDMKWALMRLLSKIQH; this comes from the coding sequence ATGGCCAATGTCACCTTGGTGTCAGGATTCTTACTGGTAGGGTTTTCTGATGACCCAGAGCTGCAGGTTTTACATGGTGTGCTCTTCCTAGTGATTTACTCAGCTGCTGTAGTGAGTAACCTCCTCATCATCACTCTCATCACCCTAGATCTGCAACTCCAtgcacccatgtacttcttcctgaagaacttgTCCTCCTTGGATGTCTTCCTTGTGTCAGTCCCGATCCCAAAATTCATTGTCAATAGCCTAACACACAGCTATTTCATATCCATTTTAGAATGTGCCTTCCAACTATTGTTAATGACTTCCTTCTCGGCAGGTGAGATATTTATCCTCACAGCCATGGCCTGTGACCGCTATACAGCCATCTGCTATCCTTTGCACTATGGGCTCATCATGAACGGCAGCACTTGTATGCTGATGGCAAGTGCTTCCTGGGCCATTGGAGGACTTTTTGGAGCTGTGTACACAGCTGGTACATTTTCCATGCCCTTTTGTGGCTCCAATGTGATCCCACAGTTTTTCTGTGATGTTCCCTCATTATTGAGGATTTCCAGCTCTGAAACACTAGTGGTGGTTTATGCAAGTATTGGGATTGGTATGTGCTTATGTGTGTCTTGCTTCATCTGTATTGTGatctcttatatttatattttctccacTGTACTGAAGATTCCTACAACAAAAGGTCAATCAAAAGCTTTCTCCACATGCTTCCCTCATCTCACAGTTTTTACTGTTTTTGTCATAACTGCATGTTTTGTTTATCTCAAGCCATCTTCAAATGCACCCTCAGTTATGGACCAGCTGCTTTCTGTCATCTATACTGTGATACCTCCAATCCTCAACCCTGCtatctacagcctgaggaacaaggaCATGAAATGGGCCTTGATGAGGTTGCTGTCAAAAATACAACACTGA